The genomic region TTTTACCAGGTCAAACATTCTTGCATCTTGCATACAGTCTGCTAAGACCAGAGGTCCTGAAACTTTTATTATCTTGCCATTCATATAATATCCATTCCTATTGCTTCTTTTACAGTATCTTTAATTATAGCTGCTGCTACTCCCTTTGAACCTTTATGGTCAGGAATAACAGTAATACTGGTTTGACTCTTTATGTTTATCTCAGAAATTATATGTATAATCTGGCCTGCCAGCTCTTCTGTGATGAAAACAACATCAGTGTTTAGCGAAACCAGTTCATTAAGTTTTAACACGGCATCTTCTGAGTTATCTATTGGAAAAGCACTTATGCCAAATGCAGAGAACACAGAAACTATATCTGATTTACCAATTACCGCAATGCTAGACATACGCGCACCCCAAATTTTGGCTGATTTGTCCAGCTGAAAGCCCATTGTTTTTCCCGATTAAAATAGCTCTCAGATTTTTAAGCTCAATTTCTTTAATTACCAGGTATCGTATGAGAACTGACACACTAGCAACCAGGAATTTTACAATATCTACAAATTCAACTAAAAATTCGTTGCATAACTGCTCAAATTTCCAGAAA from bacterium harbors:
- a CDS encoding V-type ATP synthase subunit F, encoding MSSIAVIGKSDIVSVFSAFGISAFPIDNSEDAVLKLNELVSLNTDVVFITEELAGQIIHIISEINIKSQTSITVIPDHKGSKGVAAAIIKDTVKEAIGMDII